From Ruminococcus sp. HUN007, a single genomic window includes:
- a CDS encoding ATP-grasp domain-containing protein gives MKVWLKTKLDKGMNMEIPHSPNMACAMYGFRELGAEIVPYHTIDEIYDKVEKEDIVLDYIDQCKEIFNKFGVEPYVPDYPETMKKYLGRKIWTDTIEAISVDESKWSAGWFVKPKKSKVFTGKIIKSIYDLTGCGNQNENYEVICSEPLDIEAEWRCFILYDRLLDVRPYGLILDSNRESYYYHYDATVLKEIMETFKSWENRPVACSMDICVTKDNRTLLVEFNDAYSLGNYGLNHVHYAKLISARWSQLLDREDEYDF, from the coding sequence ATGAAAGTTTGGCTGAAAACGAAGCTTGATAAAGGTATGAACATGGAAATACCGCATAGTCCGAATATGGCTTGTGCGATGTATGGTTTCCGTGAGCTTGGTGCTGAGATTGTACCTTATCATACAATAGATGAAATATACGATAAAGTTGAGAAGGAAGATATTGTACTTGATTATATCGATCAGTGTAAAGAGATATTCAATAAGTTTGGCGTAGAACCATATGTACCAGATTATCCTGAGACCATGAAGAAATATCTCGGAAGGAAAATATGGACTGATACTATCGAAGCCATAAGCGTCGATGAATCAAAATGGTCTGCCGGATGGTTTGTAAAGCCAAAGAAAAGTAAAGTTTTTACCGGCAAGATAATTAAAAGCATTTATGATCTCACTGGTTGTGGTAATCAGAATGAAAACTATGAAGTCATATGCAGTGAACCTCTTGATATTGAAGCTGAGTGGCGATGCTTTATTCTATATGACAGACTTCTTGATGTCAGACCATATGGTTTGATTCTTGATTCAAATCGTGAAAGTTATTACTATCATTATGATGCAACTGTTCTCAAAGAAATAATGGAAACATTTAAATCATGGGAAAACAGACCTGTTGCATGCAGTATGGATATTTGTGTTACAAAGGATAACCGAACTCTTCTTGTAGAATTTAATGATGCTTATTCACTCGGTAATTATGGACTTAATCATGTTCATTATGCGAAACTGATATCAGCAAGATGGAGCCAGCTGCTTGACAGAGAAGATGAGTATGATTTTTGA
- a CDS encoding RNA 2'-phosphotransferase, protein MDKYYTELSKEISYALRHAPWEYELELDENGWVSVNQLLNALRENSKWEKVTEEDLRYIIENSDKKRHEISNGKIRAFYGHSIPQKIVKEAAEPPKILYHGTPVRFTGSIMKSGLLPNKRQYVHLSADIDTALQVGKRRDDNPAILVIDAETAWKDGIMFYLGNDKVWLADTVPAKYIKVMQ, encoded by the coding sequence ATGGATAAATATTATACAGAACTAAGCAAGGAAATATCATATGCACTCAGACATGCACCGTGGGAATATGAACTGGAGCTGGATGAAAACGGCTGGGTCAGTGTAAATCAGTTACTGAATGCTCTGAGAGAAAACAGCAAGTGGGAAAAAGTAACTGAAGAGGATCTGCGGTATATTATTGAAAATTCAGATAAGAAAAGGCATGAAATAAGTAACGGAAAAATCAGAGCGTTTTACGGACATTCCATTCCTCAAAAGATAGTTAAAGAAGCTGCTGAACCTCCAAAGATTCTGTATCATGGCACACCAGTACGTTTTACCGGATCAATAATGAAAAGTGGATTACTGCCGAATAAAAGACAGTATGTTCATCTGTCTGCTGATATCGACACCGCACTTCAGGTGGGCAAAAGACGCGATGATAACCCGGCTATTCTAGTTATTGATGCAGAAACAGCGTGGAAAGACGGCATTATGTTTTACTTAGGAAACGATAAAGTCTGGTTAGCGGATACTGTTCCGGCGAAGTATATTAAGGTGATGCAATAA
- a CDS encoding DUF4869 domain-containing protein, which translates to MLNVYFGDMPEAIYNTNVYFNNTYKDNWITKQLSKDIIKAVDKSEVIDERNILSPVFGNMSPKKLSGGVKTLLLIAYDKTKIFNASTCGDNCAEWILKIAEERKVEINLRHLMDFGKGEFKIKVMNTGKIVKNMGELVYEAGEFV; encoded by the coding sequence ATGCTTAACGTGTATTTCGGAGATATGCCTGAAGCAATCTACAATACAAATGTCTATTTTAATAATACTTATAAAGACAACTGGATCACCAAACAGCTTTCTAAAGATATAATAAAAGCAGTTGACAAATCTGAAGTTATCGATGAAAGAAATATACTTAGCCCTGTATTCGGAAATATGAGTCCCAAAAAGTTATCCGGTGGAGTTAAGACTTTGCTTCTTATCGCATACGACAAAACAAAAATCTTCAACGCCTCGACCTGTGGTGATAACTGTGCCGAGTGGATACTAAAAATCGCAGAGGAGCGAAAAGTAGAAATCAATTTACGTCACCTCATGGATTTCGGTAAAGGCGAGTTTAAAATTAAGGTTATGAATACCGGAAAGATCGTAAAAAATATGGGCGAACTTGTATATGAAGCCGGAGAGTTTGTGTGA
- a CDS encoding endonuclease V encodes MKNEEQYIEIQNALRDKLDLTDRIRMDEIKTVAGVDLAYWNDENGSECAVCCIVVVDFNTHEVIERKSYAGKITCEYIPGFLSFREIPLIREAVKLLENDPDIFMFDGNGYLHPRHMGIASQASFDIGKPSIGVAKSYYKIEDTDYTEPGKSRGDMTDIVINDEVYGCVLRTMDNVKPVFVSAGNYISLKTSIDIVLSLTDKESHIPVPTREADLETHKKRIECKASGIMGAC; translated from the coding sequence ATGAAAAACGAAGAACAATACATTGAAATACAAAACGCATTAAGAGATAAGCTGGATCTGACAGACAGAATCCGAATGGATGAGATAAAAACAGTTGCGGGCGTAGATCTGGCGTACTGGAATGATGAAAATGGCAGCGAATGTGCGGTGTGCTGTATCGTTGTCGTGGATTTTAATACTCACGAAGTCATTGAGAGAAAATCATATGCCGGTAAGATCACATGTGAATATATCCCAGGATTTCTTTCATTCAGGGAGATTCCGTTGATTCGTGAAGCAGTAAAACTCCTTGAAAATGATCCGGATATTTTTATGTTTGACGGAAACGGATATCTTCATCCGAGACATATGGGTATAGCTTCGCAGGCTTCATTTGATATCGGAAAACCATCTATCGGTGTGGCAAAATCATATTATAAAATTGAGGATACGGATTATACAGAGCCGGGAAAATCAAGAGGTGATATGACTGATATCGTGATAAATGATGAAGTGTACGGATGCGTACTCAGAACAATGGATAATGTAAAACCGGTTTTTGTATCAGCCGGAAATTACATATCACTTAAAACGTCTATCGATATTGTTCTCAGCCTTACAGATAAAGAAAGCCACATTCCGGTACCGACCAGAGAAGCTGATCTTGAAACTCATAAGAAGAGAATAGAGTGCAAAGCGTCCGGCATTATGGGTGCTTGCTGA
- a CDS encoding metallophosphoesterase — protein MSIFFIADLHFDDENIMNYESRPFSTAEEMNAAIIENWNRVVGKDDTVYLLGDIGNERYISELNGIKILVKGNHDMYDSNYYRNNGFTEVYDLPVILDGFWMLSHEPLYVNKNMPYANIYGHIHNNPNYNDYSSHGYCVSVERIGYKPVSFEKIKSDVGVKTQYGSEPHSESYGKGLYKT, from the coding sequence GTGAGCATTTTCTTTATTGCAGACCTGCATTTTGATGATGAGAATATAATGAATTATGAAAGCAGACCGTTTTCAACCGCTGAAGAAATGAACGCTGCTATCATAGAAAACTGGAACAGAGTAGTTGGTAAGGACGATACGGTTTACCTGCTCGGAGATATCGGAAATGAACGATATATAAGCGAGCTGAATGGTATTAAAATTCTGGTAAAAGGCAATCACGATATGTACGACAGCAATTATTACAGAAATAACGGTTTTACTGAGGTCTATGATCTACCGGTCATCCTTGATGGTTTCTGGATGCTGTCTCATGAACCGCTGTATGTAAATAAAAATATGCCGTATGCAAATATATACGGACACATTCACAATAATCCGAACTATAACGACTACAGCAGTCATGGATACTGCGTGAGTGTTGAAAGGATCGGTTATAAACCTGTGTCGTTTGAAAAGATAAAATCAGATGTCGGGGTTAAAACACAATATGGATCTGAGCCGCATTCCGAATCCTACGGAAAAGGACTATACAAGACTTGA